A single genomic interval of Legionella israelensis harbors:
- a CDS encoding DUF2177 family protein — protein MNGFSLKVFVIAFLIFILTDMIWLGFIAKNLYFEQYHQWLRLSQGQLKPIWWSALLVYMLFALSIVVFIMPLANTSLMYAAIYGALLGAIIYGVYDFTCLAIFRDFPMGMAFIDWIWGIVLYSWSSMTTLYLAGYLK, from the coding sequence ATGAATGGATTTTCCCTGAAAGTATTTGTGATTGCCTTTTTAATTTTTATTTTGACGGATATGATTTGGCTTGGCTTCATTGCCAAGAATCTTTATTTTGAACAATACCACCAGTGGTTGCGTCTTTCACAGGGACAATTAAAGCCAATATGGTGGTCAGCCTTACTGGTTTATATGCTTTTCGCCTTGAGCATTGTTGTTTTTATTATGCCTCTTGCTAATACATCGTTAATGTATGCGGCAATATATGGTGCGCTTCTAGGCGCTATTATTTATGGGGTTTATGATTTTACGTGCCTTGCCATTTTTAGGGATTTTCCTATGGGCATGGCATTTATTGATTGGATATGGGGAATTGTTCTTTACTCATGGAGTTCAATGACCACGCTTTATTTGGCAGGTTATCTTAAATAA
- a CDS encoding DegV family protein, translating into MSLDKLTGALFHASIIAGCHRVIRHKQFLNEINVFPVADGDTGDNLSSTCTAIIEFSSAEIELKKTLETIADASIIGARGNSGIIFSQFFNLFLKHLPSKAALYFNDFSQILTQVSNEISTFLTHLIQGTMITLIQKWASLCELNQFNASFAKTMLELLPLLYLEVGKTKQSLKILKEANVVDAGALGFYYFIEGFTHFLQNLQNTDTVIIPSPLLTLKHPPQLCASNIYRYCTEAVLKSSSIDKDKLLFFLNEHGNCASVTGNERINRFHVHTNHPHEVFSGLYKDYIIQYPKVDDMLRQYQLLFKKKYSIGLVTDSSANLPQNLMDEYQIYQIPLNVHLGEHHFLDRYSFKLNDFYEMLNSFSHYPKTSCLAPKLIEEKFAQLSELYEHVIVLSVAKSMSGTFDVFQSAARHYDNITVIDTKSNSGGHGLILKYAGELISLKMKPQAVIERIKIAIENTIIYVVIKQFSSMIRSGRVSKIAGQVASWSKIKPIISLDNEGVGYMASKSFSFDSALKKMIKLVIKRLDTEAFTLADYCIVHAGEEINACQLAEHASDLFNKNPSFIEPVSLAIGLHVGKGCIALAARMEKRNEQ; encoded by the coding sequence ATGTCTTTAGATAAATTAACAGGAGCACTATTTCATGCTTCGATCATAGCTGGTTGTCATAGAGTTATTCGTCATAAACAATTTCTTAATGAAATCAATGTCTTCCCGGTAGCTGATGGAGACACAGGGGATAATTTGTCTTCGACCTGTACGGCAATTATAGAGTTTTCATCAGCAGAAATTGAGTTAAAAAAAACTTTAGAGACGATTGCCGATGCAAGTATTATTGGCGCACGCGGTAATTCAGGGATAATTTTTTCTCAATTTTTCAACCTGTTCCTAAAGCATTTACCATCGAAAGCAGCGCTGTATTTTAACGATTTTTCGCAAATCCTGACTCAAGTCAGTAATGAGATTTCTACTTTTTTAACTCATTTAATACAAGGGACCATGATAACGCTCATACAAAAATGGGCCTCACTTTGCGAATTAAATCAATTCAATGCTTCATTTGCCAAAACAATGTTGGAATTGCTTCCTTTACTCTATTTAGAGGTAGGGAAAACCAAACAAAGTCTAAAAATTTTAAAGGAAGCTAACGTTGTAGATGCGGGTGCATTAGGGTTTTATTATTTCATTGAAGGATTTACACATTTTCTCCAAAATTTGCAGAATACGGATACAGTAATTATTCCATCCCCGCTATTAACTCTTAAACATCCACCTCAGTTATGTGCTTCAAATATTTATCGCTATTGTACTGAAGCTGTCCTTAAGTCCTCATCAATTGATAAAGATAAATTATTGTTTTTTTTAAACGAACATGGAAATTGTGCTTCTGTTACAGGTAACGAGCGAATCAATAGATTCCATGTTCACACCAACCATCCTCATGAAGTCTTTAGCGGCCTATACAAAGATTATATTATCCAATATCCTAAAGTAGATGACATGCTAAGACAGTACCAACTACTGTTTAAAAAAAAATACTCAATAGGATTGGTAACAGACTCAAGTGCCAACCTGCCTCAGAATTTAATGGATGAATATCAGATTTATCAAATACCTTTAAATGTTCATCTGGGTGAGCATCACTTCCTGGACAGATACAGTTTTAAACTTAATGATTTTTATGAAATGCTAAACAGCTTTAGTCATTATCCTAAAACATCATGCTTGGCCCCAAAACTGATCGAAGAAAAGTTTGCTCAGTTATCAGAGTTATACGAGCATGTGATAGTGCTCTCGGTTGCAAAGTCAATGAGCGGAACTTTCGATGTTTTTCAATCCGCAGCAAGGCATTATGACAATATCACGGTCATTGATACAAAAAGCAACTCAGGGGGGCATGGTTTGATTTTAAAATATGCAGGAGAGCTGATTTCTTTAAAAATGAAACCTCAAGCCGTCATCGAAAGAATAAAAATTGCCATCGAAAACACTATTATATATGTGGTGATTAAACAATTTTCATCCATGATTCGTTCAGGCCGTGTCAGCAAAATTGCAGGGCAAGTTGCCTCATGGTCTAAAATCAAGCCAATTATTTCTCTTGATAATGAAGGAGTAGGGTATATGGCATCCAAGAGCTTTTCATTTGACAGTGCGCTAAAAAAAATGATTAAACTGGTTATCAAGAGGCTTGATACGGAGGCCTTTACACTTGCAGATTATTGCATTGTTCATGCGGGTGAAGAAATTAATGCATGCCAACTTGCTGAGCACGCAAGCGATTTGTTTAATAAAAACCCTTCTTTTATTGAGCCTGTATCTTTAGCGATTGGACTTCATGTAGGCAAGGGTTGTATTGCACTTGCCGCACGCATGGAAAAAAGAAATGAACAATAA
- a CDS encoding IS701 family transposase, which translates to MDMLDIYTDYLICQNKYATATGLSEMLDGEFAHDKVTRFLRLQDFDAKALWNYVKKPVRENDASDGVLLLDDSIEEKSYTDENEINCWHYSHAKGDVVKGINILTCMVRYGDFSVPVGYEVIKKDVAFCDIETRQARRKSSTTKNELFRKLIAQAVSNHVLFDFVLADNWFGSKANMAYIHNDLQKSFIIGIKSNRTLALSKNDANNGRYTKVRELELEEDIAHTVYLKGLDFPVRLLKKIFKNENGSTGVLYLVSNDMTSSAERLYEVYQKRWRIEEYHKSIKQNASLNKSPTRTVKTQSNHIFAAIIAYCKLEMMKIKTKLNHFAIKYKLILRANQIAMQELKNMVR; encoded by the coding sequence ATGGATATGCTTGATATTTATACTGACTATTTGATTTGCCAGAATAAATATGCAACAGCTACAGGTTTATCGGAGATGTTGGATGGTGAATTTGCGCACGACAAGGTGACACGATTTTTACGACTACAAGACTTTGATGCCAAAGCGCTCTGGAATTATGTCAAGAAGCCAGTCAGGGAGAATGACGCATCAGACGGTGTTCTTTTATTGGATGACTCGATTGAGGAGAAGTCTTATACCGATGAGAATGAAATTAATTGTTGGCATTATTCCCATGCTAAAGGTGATGTGGTCAAAGGGATTAATATCCTGACCTGCATGGTTCGGTATGGTGACTTCAGTGTTCCTGTTGGTTATGAAGTTATCAAAAAAGACGTTGCTTTTTGTGACATTGAAACAAGGCAAGCTCGCAGAAAGTCATCCACGACTAAAAATGAACTTTTTCGCAAGCTTATCGCACAAGCGGTTAGTAATCATGTGTTGTTTGACTTTGTACTTGCGGACAATTGGTTTGGCTCGAAGGCCAATATGGCTTACATCCATAATGACCTTCAAAAATCGTTTATTATTGGGATTAAATCTAATCGAACCTTAGCTTTATCCAAAAACGACGCCAACAACGGACGGTACACAAAAGTCAGAGAATTAGAGCTTGAAGAGGACATAGCCCACACAGTCTATCTCAAGGGATTAGACTTCCCAGTGAGGCTTTTGAAGAAAATTTTCAAAAACGAAAATGGTTCTACAGGTGTTCTCTATCTCGTTTCTAATGACATGACCAGTAGTGCCGAACGTCTTTATGAAGTGTACCAGAAACGGTGGCGGATTGAAGAGTATCACAAGTCAATTAAACAAAATGCAAGCCTGAACAAATCTCCAACCCGCACGGTTAAAACACAATCCAATCATATCTTTGCCGCAATCATTGCATACTGCAAACTGGAAATGATGAAAATAAAGACAAAATTAAATCACTTTGCCATCAAGTACAAATTAATACTCAGGGCTAACCAAATTGCTATGCAGGAGTTAAAAAATATGGTTCGTTAA
- a CDS encoding DDE-type integrase/transposase/recombinase translates to MPAHKDYPQILWMLIEQRDEPAARAFFEKAIGSSGIPDKVTMDKSGANKAGIDTINLHLTLLFILDGVFTQVAVRQIKYLNNMVEQDHRGIKTITKYTLGFKSFQSAEATIAGIELHRMLKKGQMKNTGKTPAWKQFCQLAA, encoded by the coding sequence ATGCCTGCCCACAAGGATTATCCACAGATTTTGTGGATGTTGATAGAACAACGTGACGAACCCGCAGCCAGGGCCTTTTTTGAAAAAGCCATTGGTTCAAGTGGTATTCCAGATAAAGTAACCATGGATAAAAGTGGTGCCAATAAAGCTGGTATCGATACCATCAATCTGCATCTGACACTTCTGTTTATATTAGATGGCGTTTTCACACAAGTCGCCGTTCGCCAAATCAAATACCTGAATAATATGGTTGAACAGGACCATCGTGGTATTAAAACCATTACCAAATATACGCTTGGTTTTAAATCTTTTCAAAGTGCTGAAGCAACGATTGCTGGAATTGAGTTACATCGAATGCTTAAAAAAGGACAGATGAAAAATACAGGGAAGACCCCAGCCTGGAAGCAATTTTGTCAATTAGCAGCCTAA
- a CDS encoding DUF2878 domain-containing protein, whose product MNNKISWAIHFFAYYIAWIGCIILAGLDYEYLSAVLVLVILFFQIAWQIIHGFLWKAPIYYTLFLTFLGIITDTLWLQMHLIDFNANPFSFHFAPLWMMSLWLSFGFNLIVLYQAFLKRYVTVGISSLVLIPVAYWLGIELGAASILKEGRFFYLILGVTWAILLPFSLYVFLQIKDIQ is encoded by the coding sequence ATGAACAATAAAATATCCTGGGCCATCCATTTTTTTGCCTATTATATAGCGTGGATAGGCTGTATTATTCTTGCTGGACTCGATTACGAGTACCTAAGCGCTGTGCTTGTTCTTGTGATTCTTTTTTTTCAAATAGCTTGGCAAATAATCCATGGATTTCTTTGGAAAGCTCCCATTTATTATACACTGTTTCTAACTTTTCTAGGAATTATAACGGACACATTATGGTTGCAGATGCATCTGATTGATTTCAACGCCAATCCTTTTTCTTTTCATTTTGCCCCTTTATGGATGATGTCGCTTTGGTTAAGTTTTGGCTTTAATCTTATTGTGCTTTATCAGGCTTTTCTCAAACGTTATGTTACAGTTGGGATATCTTCTCTGGTTTTGATCCCTGTGGCTTACTGGCTTGGAATTGAGTTAGGTGCTGCCAGTATTTTAAAAGAAGGACGCTTTTTTTATCTGATTTTAGGTGTAACTTGGGCGATTCTCTTACCTTTTAGCTTATATGTTTTTCTCCAGATTAAGGATATTCAGTAA
- a CDS encoding IS3 family transposase (programmed frameshift) — protein sequence MKRSRFTENQILNILKSVEVGRLVKDVCREHGISDATYYNWKAKYGGMEASDIKRMKQLEEENAKLKRMFADLSLENRALKDVIGKKALKPAEKREMADYLVQEHGLSLRRSCSVLRLSRTAYYYQPAMDKDEAVIKELVTITEHYPRYGFRKLFIKLRQAGFSWNHKRVYRVYCELKLNIRRKGKRRLASRHPEPLAVPDSLNHTWSADFMSDALNCGRRFRTFNVVDDFNREALAIEIDLSLPALRVIRVLDHIAANRGYPARLRLDNGPEFISLALADWAEKHGVILEFIQPGKPTQNSFVERFNRTYRNEILDFYLFRSLNEVRDITTNWMKEYNEERPHESLGDMSPLDYRLIKNRSENSNYNWH from the exons ATGAAACGCAGTCGCTTTACAGAAAATCAAATTTTAAACATATTAAAATCAGTTGAAGTAGGACGATTGGTAAAGGATGTATGCCGGGAACATGGGATATCCGATGCCACCTATTACAACTGGAAAGCAAAATACGGTGGGATGGAAGCCTCAGATATTAAACGCATGAAGCAACTTGAGGAAGAAAATGCAAAGCTGAAACGGATGTTTGCTGATTTGTCTCTGGAAAACCGTGCACTGAAGGATGTTATAG GAAAAAAAGCTTTGAAGCCGGCTGAAAAGAGGGAAATGGCTGATTATCTGGTGCAGGAACATGGTCTGAGTCTCAGGCGAAGCTGCTCGGTATTACGCTTAAGTCGTACAGCTTACTACTATCAGCCGGCGATGGATAAGGATGAAGCGGTGATAAAAGAATTGGTGACCATAACCGAACACTATCCGCGTTATGGTTTCAGGAAGTTGTTTATCAAATTGCGGCAGGCAGGTTTCTCCTGGAATCATAAAAGAGTATACCGTGTTTATTGTGAGTTGAAGTTAAATATAAGGCGAAAAGGAAAACGCAGATTAGCTTCCCGTCACCCGGAACCTCTTGCTGTGCCTGATTCCCTTAACCATACATGGTCAGCTGATTTTATGAGTGATGCCCTCAATTGCGGCAGAAGATTCAGGACTTTTAATGTGGTAGATGATTTTAATCGGGAAGCTTTGGCAATTGAAATTGATTTGAGCTTGCCTGCTCTAAGGGTTATTCGGGTACTTGACCATATTGCCGCCAATCGAGGATATCCTGCAAGGTTGCGACTTGATAATGGACCTGAGTTTATTTCCCTTGCGTTAGCGGATTGGGCAGAAAAGCATGGTGTTATTCTTGAGTTTATTCAGCCGGGAAAGCCAACTCAAAATTCATTTGTGGAGCGGTTCAATAGAACTTATCGGAATGAAATATTGGATTTTTATCTATTTAGAAGTCTCAATGAGGTACGTGATATTACCACAAATTGGATGAAAGAATATAACGAAGAAAGACCACATGAATCACTCGGTGATATGTCACCTTTGGATTACAGATTGATTAAAAACAGGTCGGAAAACTCTAATTATAACTGGCACTAA
- a CDS encoding IS982 family transposase produces the protein MDKLVELFCIVDDFCQKFLPIFEQQLINISGKVRKKPCSLSMSEIMTIVIHYHQSNYRNFKSYYSYVLQKDLRPYFPKLVSYSRMTELMPSCIVPLTAFCHNQSKTLTGIYFVDSTPIEVCHVKRAQQNKTFKGLAEKSKSTMGWYFGFKLHLVANDKGELMAFKITSSRTDDRTVVPDLSKNLLGKMIGDKGYISQNLTEKLAERGLQLLTKVRKNMKQKVLDAFDKVLLRKRAIVESVIDQLKNISNIEHSRHRSVFNFMVNILAGLAAYALKPKKPSLNIEKTFVAVV, from the coding sequence ATGGATAAGTTAGTCGAATTATTCTGTATTGTCGATGATTTTTGTCAAAAGTTTTTACCAATCTTTGAGCAGCAACTTATAAATATTTCAGGCAAAGTCAGGAAGAAACCCTGTAGCCTGTCTATGTCCGAAATAATGACGATAGTGATACACTACCACCAATCCAATTATCGAAACTTCAAAAGCTATTATTCTTATGTTTTGCAGAAAGATTTACGTCCCTATTTCCCAAAACTGGTCAGCTATAGCAGAATGACTGAGCTGATGCCATCTTGTATAGTGCCATTAACGGCATTTTGCCACAATCAATCAAAGACTCTAACTGGCATTTATTTCGTAGACTCAACCCCTATTGAGGTCTGCCACGTTAAAAGAGCGCAACAGAATAAAACATTTAAGGGGTTAGCGGAGAAGTCCAAATCAACTATGGGATGGTATTTTGGTTTTAAACTTCATTTGGTGGCCAATGATAAAGGTGAGCTAATGGCTTTTAAAATAACCTCAAGCCGAACAGATGACCGAACGGTTGTGCCCGATTTAAGTAAAAATCTGTTGGGTAAAATGATTGGAGATAAGGGATATATTTCCCAAAATCTGACCGAGAAACTTGCTGAAAGAGGCTTGCAACTACTGACCAAAGTCAGAAAAAATATGAAGCAAAAAGTGCTCGATGCCTTTGACAAAGTCCTGTTGAGAAAAAGAGCCATTGTTGAATCTGTTATTGACCAATTAAAAAATATTTCAAATATCGAACACTCAAGGCATCGTTCTGTCTTTAATTTTATGGTCAATATCTTGGCTGGTTTGGCAGCTTATGCACTTAAGCCAAAGAAACCTTCCTTGAATATTGAAAAAACATTCGTGGCTGTCGTTTGA
- a CDS encoding outer membrane protein has product MKYFHALSMTAAILSCTQSFAGTMGSVMAPKDWTWIGFVSAGPVWARGGETQTFYLAPEIEKTYAARKSTNAIASGELFVGLQKSLNSQWLGQLGIAAAITGNSKLQGVIWDDADPEFDNYSYQYKIRNIRVAVKGKLLLDKGYWIIPWVSASLGVGFNRAHDFTNTPLIFEALPNPNFTDHTKTAFTYTLGTGVQKALNNHWQIGVGYEFADWGKSELGRALGQTINSGLALNHLYTNGVLFNLTYVA; this is encoded by the coding sequence ATGAAATATTTCCACGCTTTATCCATGACTGCGGCTATTCTCTCGTGTACACAGAGTTTTGCCGGCACTATGGGGTCTGTTATGGCTCCTAAAGACTGGACCTGGATAGGTTTCGTCAGCGCCGGTCCTGTTTGGGCTCGCGGTGGAGAAACACAGACTTTTTATTTAGCGCCAGAAATTGAAAAGACATATGCAGCCAGAAAATCGACCAATGCTATTGCCTCGGGTGAGCTGTTTGTGGGCCTGCAAAAATCATTGAATTCTCAATGGTTGGGACAACTAGGAATAGCGGCGGCCATCACCGGTAATTCCAAACTTCAGGGTGTGATATGGGACGATGCTGACCCCGAGTTTGATAATTACAGCTATCAATATAAAATACGAAACATTCGCGTGGCAGTAAAAGGTAAGCTTTTGCTTGATAAAGGTTATTGGATCATACCTTGGGTGAGCGCAAGCCTTGGAGTAGGCTTTAACCGTGCTCATGATTTTACCAATACGCCCTTAATTTTTGAGGCTTTACCTAATCCCAATTTTACAGATCACACAAAAACAGCGTTTACTTACACTCTGGGCACTGGAGTGCAAAAAGCTCTCAACAATCACTGGCAGATAGGGGTGGGTTATGAGTTTGCCGATTGGGGCAAAAGTGAATTGGGTCGCGCCTTAGGCCAGACAATAAATTCAGGATTAGCGCTCAATCACCTCTATACCAATGGCGTGTTGTTTAATCTTACTTATGTTGCATAA
- a CDS encoding protein kinase domain-containing protein — MTFIIDFSEPQKINRKVLAQILRYMQEKKLEELSPGQYDKHDPSFILKQKIVRRKRSLNKKIGDSWATHTKKREQIEKSLNPHDQFRFQVVGDELGGGTCAKVFKSEITLALTSGGDDCTIKFTKKRAIKFFNTNQWLLRPAEEAIIANQGGLKTKPVLNNNSSIMVMEEAYGKELFALINDGNVNKDNFYSTAIQIAVQINSLHQKGYLHRDLKPENIVVNLIPPQPPVIKIVDYGFSQKINEHEPICCGTPEYIAPEVLAEKPYSERIDIFSFGRILLDMLESNQHYHGLSQSKIFKYTEEGKDKQLALTDIRLDIDNREELLNFIKRMLDTDAKKRPTAMEVILKLNNLAPNEQKIHLQKKLQGQGQTAANVDVAKNQFINEHRRLVNKRTILKVKYCKSRIREYDNLDWDTISILSTKAGSRSAQAFKNLGWFNKKGQLTEEGKKINALTDNSEYKFI; from the coding sequence ATGACCTTTATTATCGATTTTAGTGAACCTCAAAAAATTAACAGGAAAGTTTTAGCCCAGATTCTTAGGTACATGCAGGAAAAAAAGCTTGAGGAGTTGTCTCCTGGACAGTATGACAAACATGATCCTTCATTTATTCTTAAACAAAAAATAGTCAGGAGAAAACGCTCGTTAAATAAAAAAATCGGCGATTCTTGGGCTACACATACTAAAAAAAGGGAGCAAATAGAAAAGAGCTTAAATCCTCATGATCAATTTAGATTCCAGGTTGTTGGAGATGAATTGGGAGGTGGTACATGTGCTAAAGTGTTTAAATCAGAGATAACTTTGGCTCTTACGTCAGGTGGTGATGATTGCACGATAAAATTCACTAAAAAAAGAGCCATCAAGTTTTTTAATACAAATCAATGGCTGTTGAGACCCGCTGAAGAGGCTATAATCGCTAATCAAGGGGGATTAAAAACAAAACCTGTCTTAAACAATAATTCTTCTATTATGGTAATGGAAGAAGCATACGGCAAAGAGCTTTTTGCATTAATTAATGATGGCAATGTCAATAAGGATAACTTCTATTCCACAGCAATTCAAATCGCCGTGCAAATTAATTCACTTCATCAAAAAGGGTATCTACATAGAGATTTAAAACCGGAAAATATTGTTGTCAATTTAATACCACCACAACCACCTGTAATAAAAATTGTGGATTATGGTTTTTCACAAAAAATTAATGAGCATGAACCTATATGTTGTGGCACTCCTGAATATATAGCACCTGAAGTATTAGCAGAAAAACCTTACTCAGAACGTATTGATATATTCTCTTTCGGACGAATATTGCTCGACATGCTTGAAAGTAATCAGCATTATCATGGGTTATCACAATCAAAAATTTTTAAATATACTGAAGAGGGCAAGGACAAACAATTAGCACTTACTGATATTCGCTTGGACATTGATAATAGAGAAGAGCTTTTAAATTTTATCAAAAGAATGCTTGATACTGACGCTAAGAAACGACCGACTGCTATGGAAGTCATCCTTAAATTAAACAATCTCGCTCCTAATGAACAGAAAATACACTTACAAAAAAAGCTTCAAGGCCAAGGACAGACAGCTGCGAATGTAGATGTAGCAAAAAATCAATTTATTAACGAACATCGCAGATTAGTGAATAAACGAACTATTCTTAAAGTAAAATATTGTAAATCAAGAATACGGGAATATGACAATCTTGATTGGGATACGATAAGTATTTTATCAACAAAAGCAGGTAGTCGCAGTGCCCAAGCCTTTAAAAATCTTGGCTGGTTCAATAAAAAAGGTCAACTGACAGAAGAAGGTAAAAAAATCAATGCATTAACTGATAATTCAGAGTATAAATTCATTTGA
- a CDS encoding DUF423 domain-containing protein → MTPKIFFLTGGFFALFANVLGAFGAHALRGNLSKTAMQIYQTAVQYQFYHSLALLFLAILMLHYSNIYFRFAGIVFVAGIFLFSGSLYIHSISGIGWFGMITPFGGICFVTGWVLLLIGIAKT, encoded by the coding sequence ATGACGCCAAAAATATTTTTTCTCACGGGGGGATTTTTCGCTTTATTTGCTAACGTTTTAGGAGCGTTTGGCGCACATGCCTTGAGAGGAAATCTAAGTAAAACAGCCATGCAAATATACCAAACTGCGGTGCAATACCAGTTTTACCATAGTCTTGCTTTGCTTTTTCTTGCCATTTTAATGCTTCATTATTCAAATATCTATTTTAGATTCGCCGGTATAGTTTTTGTTGCAGGCATTTTTTTGTTCTCTGGAAGCCTCTATATACATAGCATCAGCGGTATTGGATGGTTCGGTATGATTACTCCATTTGGCGGAATTTGTTTTGTTACTGGCTGGGTATTGCTTTTAATAGGAATAGCCAAGACATAA
- a CDS encoding multidrug effflux MFS transporter, which translates to MTKKYYGILPNIIVPLGGFGTDIYVPSMPAMVAEFNASRSEVQLTMTAYVAAMGFGQLLAGPISDALGRKKLILISLVIQTLTVIGIILSPSIYWVIFNRFLQGLAAAFMIVPGRAILNDCFSDDELKKQFNYLTISFALAPIIAPLIGGICQEYFGWQASFYFILFYAVILLILVSLTYEETIPAKKKFKPSDIFHNYVHIFSDRKFVMMTLFVSILFGFSSLTSVLGPFIFVKHLGVAPLHYGYIALFFGFGWFCGNVTNRIFFLVQPISKLRFSLICHFLTTLVLLGSSLTGIYSLIPTITAFFLYIYAAGLVFPLMVGEGLALFPTLAASSNACLFASTWIVFAIYTGVATFIPLNNLIILSLVFLGINLASILLYQDIKKNF; encoded by the coding sequence ATGACTAAAAAATATTATGGAATCCTCCCCAATATCATCGTACCCTTGGGAGGATTTGGAACGGATATTTACGTACCATCCATGCCAGCCATGGTCGCTGAGTTTAATGCTTCTCGCTCAGAAGTACAATTAACAATGACAGCTTATGTGGCAGCAATGGGGTTTGGTCAACTTTTGGCCGGCCCCATCTCAGATGCTTTGGGTCGTAAAAAATTAATTCTAATCTCTTTGGTCATTCAAACTCTTACGGTTATTGGTATTATTCTTAGTCCTAGCATTTATTGGGTAATTTTTAATCGCTTTTTGCAAGGCTTGGCAGCAGCCTTTATGATTGTACCTGGCAGAGCAATATTAAATGATTGTTTCAGTGATGATGAGCTTAAAAAACAATTTAATTATTTGACGATTAGCTTCGCATTAGCACCTATAATTGCCCCATTGATTGGCGGTATTTGTCAGGAATATTTTGGTTGGCAAGCTTCTTTTTATTTTATTTTATTCTATGCAGTAATTCTCCTTATTTTAGTCAGTCTAACTTATGAAGAAACCATTCCTGCGAAAAAAAAGTTTAAACCCTCGGATATATTCCATAACTATGTCCATATATTTAGTGATCGAAAATTTGTTATGATGACTTTGTTTGTTAGCATCTTGTTTGGCTTTAGTTCCTTAACAAGTGTTTTAGGTCCTTTCATCTTTGTTAAACATCTTGGTGTTGCTCCCCTGCATTATGGGTATATTGCCTTATTTTTTGGTTTTGGCTGGTTCTGCGGCAATGTTACAAATCGAATATTTTTTCTTGTTCAGCCAATTTCTAAATTGCGGTTTAGTCTAATCTGTCATTTTTTGACAACTCTGGTTCTTTTAGGAAGTTCTTTAACGGGCATTTACAGCCTTATTCCTACTATTACTGCCTTTTTTCTATATATTTATGCAGCCGGTCTGGTTTTTCCATTAATGGTAGGTGAAGGATTAGCTTTATTCCCCACGTTGGCTGCTTCAAGTAATGCCTGTTTATTTGCCTCAACCTGGATAGTCTTTGCTATTTATACAGGCGTTGCGACATTTATACCGCTGAATAATTTAATCATCTTATCCTTGGTATTTTTAGGAATAAATTTAGCAAGTATCCTGTTATATCAAGATATAAAGAAGAATTTTTAA
- a CDS encoding DUF1295 domain-containing protein, with translation MIITLVIGFIFLHMCAFWLWYRATNNPSVVDIGWASGLTLSGLIYLNSQMINYRTLLLSLILMAWGSRLGLYLWFTRIRHNKVDKRYTSLSENWKIAKPLGFFINFQLQGLLIFIVSLPWLFASMVRADIPNLLDWLAFVLSFFAIIMESLADYQLQRFKNSNTGKVCKQGLWRYSRHPNYFFEWLTWCAFTLFSLSHPFGWITVVSPLTLYLIMTKITGPMTEKGSIESKGETYVEYQKKTPMFFLNPFKNI, from the coding sequence ATGATAATTACACTGGTTATTGGATTCATTTTTCTACACATGTGCGCTTTTTGGTTATGGTATCGCGCTACTAATAATCCATCCGTTGTCGATATCGGCTGGGCATCAGGTTTGACCCTGAGTGGGTTGATTTATTTAAACAGCCAAATGATCAACTATCGTACGCTTCTTCTAAGCCTAATCCTTATGGCTTGGGGCTCTCGCCTTGGTTTATATTTGTGGTTTACACGCATTCGCCATAATAAGGTGGATAAACGATATACTTCTCTTAGCGAAAACTGGAAAATTGCAAAGCCTCTCGGATTTTTTATAAATTTTCAGTTACAAGGCTTATTAATTTTTATTGTATCATTACCTTGGCTGTTTGCTTCTATGGTACGAGCTGATATACCGAACTTGCTCGACTGGCTTGCATTCGTGCTGTCATTTTTTGCTATTATTATGGAATCTTTGGCGGATTATCAATTGCAACGATTTAAAAATTCCAACACGGGTAAAGTCTGTAAGCAAGGACTATGGCGCTACTCTAGACACCCCAATTATTTTTTTGAATGGTTAACCTGGTGTGCATTCACTTTGTTTTCGTTATCACATCCGTTTGGATGGATAACCGTTGTTTCACCACTAACGCTCTATTTAATCATGACAAAAATCACAGGGCCAATGACTGAAAAAGGTTCTATAGAGTCAAAAGGAGAAACCTATGTGGAATATCAAAAAAAAACTCCCATGTTTTTCCTTAATCCATTCAAAAATATTTAA